A region of Ornithodoros turicata isolate Travis chromosome 5, ASM3712646v1, whole genome shotgun sequence DNA encodes the following proteins:
- the LOC135395034 gene encoding A-kinase anchor protein 17A-like translates to MSSIQPCRDATDAVELCPNLGLYLKSIARLNISIQLPQLKTPGKSISNWEVMEKLRQAIKPIEFTQLKISKTTLELIRLEGEVENRSGLKTVLFRLNDSNIKLTGFADTLKVRAAEAKMAFPTRHDWDSYFRDAKHMDEMKPGERPDTMYVQGLPCKWFGDHPSEEMVKRAFSGPGRVRCVDIPQLDPYQKESNSSVGKISTFSFSQELTFDAYIQYEEYMGFVRAMDSLRGMKLVLKTSDGKAYAANIKVDFDKTKHLSEENKRKRELERAKLESLEKEREERVLRERQEEAYRKKQLEAEEEERQRRREEERQRRRRREEERKRREEEERRRKKREEEEEAERRKREEEKRQRKEEELRKREEKKKKKRKKQEEEEQARRWEKDVHTAEETRKAQSTQLLCELFQLLKEEKAKESHVQEADPRSKLLRQEQLLREKLLRNMEARKRLKMAEPNLPNSS, encoded by the exons ATGTCATCCATCCAGCCATGCCGCGACGCGACGGACGCCGTAGAACTCTGTCCAAACTTGGGTCTTTATCTCAAGTCAATTGCACGGCTCAACATCTCTATACAATTGCCACAACTCAAGACCCCTGGCAAGAGCATCTCGAACTGGGAAGTCATGGAGAAGCTACGCCAAGCGATAAAACCGATCGAGTTCACGCAACTGAAGATCAGCAAGACGACGTTAGAACTGATCCGCCTGGAGGGTGAAGTCGAAAACCGCAGCGGTTTAAAAACTGTCCTGTTTCGTCTGAATGACAGCAACATAAAACTCACTGGGTTTGCGGACACCCTGAAGGTACGTGCCGCAGAAGCCAAGATGGCCTTTCCGACTAGGCACGACTGGGATTCCTACTTTAGGGATGCCAAACACATGGATGAAATGAAACCCGGAGAACGCCCTGACACAATGTACGTTCAGGGGCTGCCCTGCAAGTGGTTTGGAGACCACCCCAGCGAAGAGATGGTCAAAAGAGCCTTCTCTGGGCCAGGGAGGGTCCGTTGCGTTGACATTCCGCAGCTGGATCCATACCAGAAGGAATCCAACTCTTCGGTCGGCAAAATCTCGACTTTCTCTTTCAGTCAGGAGCTCACGTTTGATGCGTACATCCAGTACGAGGAGTACATGGGATTTGTCAGGGCCATGGACTCACTGCGAGGGATGAAGTTGGTCCTGAAAACATCCGACGGGAAGGCGTACGCTGCCAATATAAAG GTGGACTTTGATAAGACTAAACACCTGAGCGAGGAAAACAAAAGGAAGCGCGAGCTTGAACGAGCCAAGCTCGAGTCTCTCGAGAAGGAGAGGGAAGAGAGAGTTCTTAGGGAAAGGCAGGAAGAGGCATACAG GAAAAAGCAACTGGAAGCCGAGGAAGAAGAAAGGCAGCGCAGGAGGGAAGAGGAGcggcagaggaggaggaggagggaagAGGAGAGGAAACgaagggaggaggaggagaggaggagaaagaaaagagaggaagaaGAGGAGGCTGAAAGGAGGAAAAGGGAGGAAGAAAAGAGGCAAAGGAAGGAGGAGGAGTTGAGGAAAagggaagagaagaagaaaaagaaaaggaagaagcaggAAGAGGAGGAACAAGCACGAAGATGGGAGAAAGATGTGCACACGGCGGAGGAGACTCGCAAGGCCCAGTCAACGCAGCTACTCTGCGAGCTGTTTCAACTCCTAAAG GAGGAAAAGGCCAAGGAGAGCCACGTCCAAGAAGCTGACCCTCGATCCAAGCTGCTTCGCCAGGAGCAACTGCTTAGAGAAAAGCTCCTGCGCAACATGGAGGCCAGGAAGAGACTCAAAATGGCTGAACCCAACCTCCCCAATTCCTCGTGA
- the LOC135395032 gene encoding cytochrome c oxidase assembly factor 5-like: MNAVSEGLGVEEAIPAKKPRAACDGVKEELKRCLYATDCVIKDHKTPKECLVSNHPSIPQECHSLRNLFFECKRSLLDNRTRFRGHKGY, from the exons ATGAATGCAGTTTCTGAAGGTTTGGGCGTCGAAGAAGCAATTCCTGCCAAAAAACCCCGTGCCGCCTGTGATGGTGTGAAAGAGGAGTTGAAGAGGTGCCTTTATGCTACGGACTGCGTTATAAAG GACCACAAGACTCCAAAGGAATGCTTGGTGTCCAACCATCCTAGTATACCTCAAGAATGTCACAGTTTGCGGAATTTATTCTTCGAGTGCAAGCGGTCTCTG CTGGACAACCGGACAAGGTTCAGAGGACACAAGGGATACTAG
- the LOC135395030 gene encoding membrane-associated progesterone receptor component 1-like, which yields MAGDNVEQAEQDSADMSWGGIFSELLSPINLILASICCYLVYKIFISKQQPHRSAQKKEPELPPMKKRDMTLSEIRKFDGTGEDGRVLVAVNGKVFDVTKGKNFYGPGGPYHAFAGHDASRGLATFSVETAKEEYDDLSDLNPMQMESVREWEMQFTEKYHYVGRLLKPGEEPTDYSDEEDAQDQTKKSEGVVAEEASGGDTKPHAD from the exons ATGGCGGGCGACAACGTCGAGCAAGCAGAACAGGATTCCGCAGATATGTCGTGGGGCGGCATATTTTCGGAATTATTGAGTCCCATCAACCTTATCCTGGCATCGATATGCTGTTATTTGGTGTACAAGATATTTATCAGCAAGCAACAACCGCACAGGAGCGCCCAGAAAAAAGAACCCGAGCTGCCGCCGATGAAGAAGCGCGACATGACTTTGTCAGAAATTCGGAAGTTCGACGGCACGGGTGAAGACGGCAGAGTACTGGTTGCCGTTAACGGAAAAGTGTTCGACGTAACAAAGGGAAAGAACTTCTACGGACCAG GGGGACCGTACCACGCTTTCGCGGGCCACGACGCTTCCAGGGGCCTGGCGACTTTCTCGGTGGAAACTGCTAAAGAAGAGTACGACGACCTCTCAGACCTGAACCCCATGCAGATGGAAAGTGTTCGTGAATGGGAAATGCAGTTCACTG AGAAGTACCACTACGTGGGACGACTGCTGAAGCCTGGCGAGGAGCCAACTGACTACTCCGACGAAGAGGATGCCCAGGACCAGACCAAGAAATCTGAAGGAGTGGTAGCCGAGGAGGCCAGCGGTGGGGACACCAAGCCTCACGCCGACTGA
- the LOC135395033 gene encoding transcription factor IIIA-like: MAAPCAASYAHRCAADAFTAFSVSYIMESRTKSSPKSTESVFVCCHEGCSATFAKSNKLEWHMRLHTGERPFICPILSCRMSYTRKFHLTRHMKVHQATDENEQIQTTLKCTKEGCNKEFSTKHGLYKHLKYSHEKRTFRCEVCLRTFIKHQHLKVHSYEHTGTLPFRCPQPGCDKAFLLPSRLKQHFFLLLGYKCDMDGCTQVFPKWSMLRKHRKVDHQRSYKCDTCERVFYSRSNLDAHVATHASDRECFACPTEGCSRTYLQQSSLRAHVRAAHENRRFACSTCGRMFFTKQALSRHQKLHDSSRPLPKKKRPSNKCRRKGFHTKSAAAVLSGYDEQASDEARKLPPVAPAVPLATVISTCYADPQDASKVITQTMATMGS; the protein is encoded by the exons ATGGCTGCGCCATGTGCAGCAAGCTACGCTCATCGCTGTGCAGCAGATGCTTTTACGGCTTTTTCCGTAAGTTACATCATGGAGTCAAGGACAAAAAGCAGCCCTAAATCTACGGAGTCAGTATTCGTGTGTTGCCACGAAGGTTGTTCAGCGACGTTTGCAAAAAGCAATAAGTTAGAATGGCACATGCGATTGCACACTGGAGAG AGGCCTTTTATCTGCCCGATTCTCAGCTGCAGAATGTCCTACACGAGAAAGTTTCATCTGACTCGACACATGAAAGTTCATCAAGCTACGGATGAGAATGAACAAATTCAAACTACTTTAAA GTGCACGAAAGAGGGATGCAACAAGGAGTTCTCTACAAAACATGGCCTGTACAAGCACTTGAAGTATTCGCACGAAAAGAGGACGTTTCGA TGTGAAGTATGCCTCAGGACTTTTATAAAGCATCAGCACCTGAAAGTACACAGCTATGAGCATACCGGAACACTTCCTTTCAG GTGTCCTCAGCCCGGCTGCGACAAGGCGTTTCTATTACCCAGCAGACTAAAAC AGCACTTTTTCCTGCTCCTAGGTTATAAGTGCGACATGGACGGATGTACGCAGGTGTTTCCAAAGTGGAGCATGCTCAGGAAGCATCGTAAAGTGGACCACCAACGAA GTTACAAGTGTGACACGTGCGAACGAGTATTCTACTCCAGGAGCAACCTGGATGCCCACGTAGCGACTCACGCCAGCG ATCGCGAGTGTTTTGCCTGCCCAACAGAAGGCTGCAGTCGTACGTACCTGCAGCAGTCGTCCCTGCGGGCGCACGTGCGTGCAGCCCACGAGAACAGGAGGTTCGCCTGCAGTACGTGTGGCAGAATGTTTTTCACTAAG CAAGCACTTTCGAGGCATCAAAAACTGCACGATTCCAGCAGGCCATTGCCAAAGAAG AAGCGGCCTTCCAACAAGTGTCGGAGAAAAGGATTTCATACAAAGAGTGCTGCAGCAGTTCTATCTGGTTACGACGAACAGGCCAGTGATGAAGCCAGAAAACTACCTCCTGTTGCACCAGCTGTCCCTCTAGCTACGGTCATCAGCACCTGCTATGCCGATCCACAGGATGCCTCAAAGGTCATAACGCAGACCATGGCAACGATGGGATCCTAA
- the LOC135395031 gene encoding LOW QUALITY PROTEIN: short coiled-coil protein B-like (The sequence of the model RefSeq protein was modified relative to this genomic sequence to represent the inferred CDS: inserted 1 base in 1 codon), with product MTAANSARFQEEMNNXPLADEDAQDESEFDTSLSAGSILTSVESIPSTYTNGSNSPALRSLDPDISPDEAEEKARLISQVLELQNTLDDLSQRVDSVKEENLKLKSENQVLGQYIENLMSASSVFQSTSPKSKKK from the exons ATGACAGCCGCTAACAGCGCAAGGTTTCAAGAAGAGATGAACA TTCCCCTCGCCGACGAAGACGCCCAAG ATGAAAGCGAATTTGACACATCCCTCTCCGCGGGGAGCATTCTGACAAGTGTTGAGTCTATTCCTTCAACGTATACTAATGGAAGCAATAGTCCTGCCCTGAGAT CGCTCGACCCTGATATAAGTCCAGACGAAGCGGAGGAGAAAGCAAGGCTAATCTCGCAAGTGCTCGAGTTACAGAATACCCTTGACG ACCTTTCCCAGAGGGTGGACAGTGTGAAGGAAGAAAATCTCAAGCTCAAGTCCGAGAACCAGGTCTTGGGCCAGTACATTGAGAATCTCATGTCAGCGTCCAGTGTGTTTCAGTCCACGTCTCCAAAGTCAAAGAAAAAGTGA